A single genomic interval of Saccharomyces eubayanus strain FM1318 chromosome IV, whole genome shotgun sequence harbors:
- a CDS encoding lysine--tRNA ligase gives MSQQDNVKSATEGVANLHLDETTGEMVSKSELKKRIKQRQVEAKKAAKKATAQPKPASKKKTDLLADLDPSQYFETRSRQIKEMRKTHEPNPYPHKFHVSISNPEFLAKYAHLKKGETLPEEKVSIAGRVHAKRESGSKLKFYVLHGDGVEVQVMSQLQDYCDAASYEKDHDLLKRGDIVGVEGYVGRTQPKKGGEGEISVFVSRVQLLTPCLHMLPADHFGFKDQETRYRKRYLDLIMNKDARSRFITRSEIIRYIRKFLDQRKFIEVETPMMNVIAGGATAKPFVTHHNDLDMDMYMRIAPELFLKQLVVGGLDRVYEIGRQFRNEGIDMTHNPEFTTCEFYQAYADVYDLMDMTELMISEMVKEINGSYIIKYHPDPADPAKELELNFSRPWKRINMIEELEKVFDVKFPAGDQLHTAETGEFLKKVLSDNKLDCAPPLTNARMLDKLVGELEDMCINPTFIFGHPQMMSPLAKYSRDQPGLCERFEVFVATKEICNAYTELNDPFDQRARFEEQARQKDQGDDEAQLVDETFCDALEYGLPPTGGWGCGIDRLAMFLTDSNTIREVLLFPTLKPDVLRDEVKKEEEK, from the coding sequence ATGTCTCAACAAGATAACGTTAAGTCCGCCACTGAAGGTGTCGCTAACCTACACCTCGATGAAACCACCGGGGAAATGGTCTCCAAGTCTGAATTGAAGAAGCGTATCAAGCAAAGACAAGTTGAAGCCAAAAAGGCTGCCAAAAAGGCAACTGCCCAACCAAAACCAGCttctaagaaaaagacagaCTTATTAGCCGATCTGGATCCATCGCAATATTTCGAGACTAGATCCCGtcaaatcaaagaaatgagAAAGACCCACGAACCAAATCCATACCCACACAAATTCCACGTTTCCATTTCTAATCCTGAATTTTTGGCCAAATATGcccatttgaaaaaaggtgAAACCTTACCTGAAGAAAAGGTGTCTATCGCCGGTAGAGTCCATGCTAAGAGAGAATCCGGTTccaaattgaaattttacgTCCTTCATGGTGACGGTGTTGAAGTCCAGGTAATGTCGCAATTGCAAGATTACTGCGACGCAGCCTCTTACGAAAAGGACCATgaccttttgaaaagaggtGATATCGTTGGTGTTGAAGGTTACGTCGGAAGAACCCAACCAAAGAAGGGAGGTGAAGGTGAAATCTCTGTCTTTGTCAGCAGAGTCCAATTGTTGACTCCATGTTTGCACATGTTGCCTGCCGACCATTTCGGTTTCAAAGACCAAGAAACCAGATACAGAAAGCGTTATTTGGACTTGATCATGAACAAAGACGCCAGAAGTCGTTTCATTACTCGTTCTGAAATCATTCGTTACATTAGAAAGTTCTTGGACCAGAGGAAGTTTATTGAAGTGGAAACTCCAATGATGAACGTCATTGCTGGTGGTGCCACCGCTAAGCCATTCGTCACTCACCACAATGACCTGGATATGGACATGTACATGAGAATTGCTCCAgaactgtttttgaaacaatTAGTTGTTGGTGGTTTGGACCGTGTTTATGAAATCGGTAGACAGTTCAGAAATGAAGGTATTGATATGACCCATAACCCAGAATTCACAACCTGTGAGTTTTATCAAGCTTATGCTGACGTTTACGATTTGATGGACATGACTGAATTGATGATTTCGGAAATGGTGAAGGAAATTAACGGTTCTTATATCATCAAGTACCATCCAGACCCAGCTGATCCAGCTAAAGAACTCGAACTAAACTTTTCTAGACCatggaaaagaatcaacatgattgaagaattggaaaaagtaTTCGACGTCAAATTCCCAGCCGGTGATCAATTGCATACCGCTGAAACTggtgaatttttgaaaaaggtcCTTTCCGACAATAAATTGGACTGCGCACCTCCACTAACCAATGCTCGTATGTTGGACAAGCTTGTTGGTGAATTAGAAGACATGTGTATCAACCCAACTTTCATCTTCGGTCACCCACAAATGATGTCTCCATTAGCCAAATACTCAAGAGATCAACCAGGTCTATGTGAACGTTTTGAAGTCTTTGTTGCTACAAAAGAGATTTGTAACGCTTACACTGAACTGAATGATCCATTTGACCAAAGAGCACGTTTCGAAGAACAAGCTAGACAAAAGGACCAAGGTGATGACGAAGCTCAACTAGTCGACGAAACATTCTGTGACGCTCTAGAATACGGTTTACCACCAACCGGTGGTTGGGGTTGTGGTATCGATAGATTGGCCATGTTCTTGACCGACTCCAACACAATTAGAGAAGTCTTATTGTTCCCAACTTTGAAACCTGATGTATTAAGAGACGAAGttaagaaggaagaagaaaaatga